The DNA sequence TGTTAGTCATGAAACTTTGTTAATGGTTATGTTTTAACTATTTGCCTCGAATACCATTTAACGCACAAAGTTTGCTTAAACTGTTTTGTATTAACAtagtattttgaattattaGGCGTTGATGCTAGAGGTCTGTGATGAGACAGAGATTGCTGAGCTGAAACTAAAGGTGAACTTCAAGACCCTTAGTCTGGTTTATTTCAAAGTGCTTCATTGTTGCTTAGTGCATATGGAAAACACTTGTGGATATACGTATGTACGACTGTTAGAATTAAAATGGTCACAATAACTTTATTGAGACCGCTCATAATGTACACAGAGATGGTACTAAGAAAACCTTTAGATTGTCTATACCATTGATGAAATTTTAACTGATCATTTGGAGAATTTTGAAATATAGAACAGCCTGTCCTTGAAtgattgaaaattgaaaattattggTTTGTCCATTCTTTTATTTGACTAGCAGTTCTCTTCTGTGATAGGTTGGAGACTTTGAGATGCATTTGAAGCGAAACATTGGAGTCACCAAAGCTCCATTGTCCAACATCTCGCCAACATCAGCACCTCCTATTCCAACTAAACCAATGGTTGAATCTGAACCTGCTGCACCACCACCATCACCACCCAAAACCGCTCCTAAAAGTACCAGTCCATTTGCAAATGTCTCTTTGGTGAAATCACCGAAATTAGCAGCCTTGGAGGCCTCTGGATCTAATGCATATGTTCTTGTGTCTTCTCCCACGGTTTGTATTCTGCCTATGATGTTTATTCTGTTTCTTGTTCAAGAGAAGGGTCAATGTAAAATCTTCAATTATCTATTTTCCAGGTTGGTTCATTCCGAAAGGGAAGAACAGTTAAAGGAAAGAAGCAACCACCCATCTGTAAAGAGGTATCGTTCCGTCTAATTTATACACCAGTTATATGTGTAATTGACAACATATAGgagcaaaatatatatatatatatatatatatatatatatatatatataatactttgAATCTGTTTCTGTTGGTCTTTGTTTTTGCTTTTAAGTATCTCTATATTGAAGTGCTTGAAATCAGTCaattgttgtattttcttaCTTTGTTTATTGTCAAAAATACAGGGTGAGCTAATTAAAGAGGGACAAGTAATTGGATATGTGGATCAGTTTGGCACAGAGCTTCCAGTGAAGGTAAGATTCCTTTTTGAGATCATTCTTGGTAATCATACTTTCCCATGATGGACATATGTCGTAATGGTTTTGGCCTTTTGTTATGTTGAGCAGACAGACGTTGGTGGAGAAGTTTTGAAGGTCCTCTTCAATGAAGGAGGTAAAATTTAAATGCTTATGGTTGTATACGCTAATGGTTTTGGTTCATTAGAGTAACTTTATTACTTTGcccaaaaaaaagataatatttttatattttaaataaaaaagcatTTTAGTTCATTAGATCTTTTATAACTAAAAAAGATTACAGACTTATACCTCTCGTCGATAATGTCTGTTACCTAGAGTTTTAGTGAAGTGTTATCTATCACTGAAGCATTATGGATTTTGATCTGGTTTTcattctaatattttattccAATGGTTTTGGTTTACAGAAGCAGTTGGTTACGGAGACCCACTTATTGCTGTCTTACCATCATTTCATGGTATCAGGTGAAGAGCCTCGCCTCTTTGCAAAGCAAATTCGGGTTAATTGCTTGTAGTTGGGGATCTTTGAGGCTTTTGCAAaacttgagtttttttttttagctatGGCGTTACTAGATTCAATATTAAGTTGGTGACTTTTGTAATTGTAGTCCGTCAAAAATTTAAATGACATAATGTCAAGGAATAATTAATCAAGTCGTATACTGTTGAAAATAGATTTGAGTTAGATATAATTATGTTCATTGTTGCTTAATATGGATGATTGATGTGTAAGTGTATTTCTTCTGGACGATAGCTACCTCTCAAAAGGCACGATAGTGCACATGATCAATATTCATAATCATTGCATgttgaaagaaaaaagttatGCTA is a window from the Cannabis sativa cultivar Pink pepper isolate KNU-18-1 chromosome 1, ASM2916894v1, whole genome shotgun sequence genome containing:
- the LOC115705379 gene encoding uncharacterized protein LOC115705379 produces the protein MESAAVLRSFNCSVGINSHTRSFIEKPGMLSAYNGSQLTPNRSCIHNLTIGGKLMYSSKKHKGMLVSCVKTSDAKDTAKSNDCIPQGSLEKSHRSPTFPNGFEALMLEVCDETEIAELKLKVGDFEMHLKRNIGVTKAPLSNISPTSAPPIPTKPMVESEPAAPPPSPPKTAPKSTSPFANVSLVKSPKLAALEASGSNAYVLVSSPTVGSFRKGRTVKGKKQPPICKEGELIKEGQVIGYVDQFGTELPVKTDVGGEVLKVLFNEGEAVGYGDPLIAVLPSFHGIR